In Ovis canadensis isolate MfBH-ARS-UI-01 breed Bighorn chromosome 3, ARS-UI_OviCan_v2, whole genome shotgun sequence, one DNA window encodes the following:
- the CCER1 gene encoding coiled-coil domain-containing glutamate-rich protein 1, with product MTQTLDTKEDPLNLGGGWASSAPLHTWSSGPRRRRGAPIYRRRPRYGPKAEYEPPRNQPKQQYGPGPWFQPPRRPYWAVYSSWGRWRGPWCPPPAGFRKPPGRVQVIRVCGLHPLCICCCSCCHGPWNPGWARPPGRKKRWGRRGRGLRRHPRRSAQRSPPVDLSTLLRPVNLYGWRAPGMRAPRNTTQFIMNQIYEDMRQQEKLERQQEALRAQQAQAGGTASPEGAFGNDAPPSGGQEDGALQDTLYSFVENPSLVFSPDPDEEKQPATSQLMEEEEGEREEGEEWCDEEECDGKELESQEEDEESEAKDEEEGEEADYMEEGEEEDEENEAEETAEEEEGLVEDEQMEEENHLPLEMPLSFLVGAEEERENFMNCTCLSPKQRIPKVAQEALFMVQDINC from the coding sequence ATGACCCAGACCCTCGACACAAAAGAGGATCCTCTTAACCTGGGCGGCGGCTGGGCATCCTCTGCCCCGTTACACACCTGGTCGTCCGGCCCCCGAAGGCGCAGGGGCGCTCCCATTTACAGGCGGCGGCCTCGCTACGGCCCCAAGGCCGAATACGAGCCCCCGAGGAACCAGCCGAAGCAGCAGTACGGTCCAGGCCCTTGGTTCCAACCACCCCGGCGTCCCTACTGGGCCGTGTATTCTAGCTGGGGGCGCTGGAGAGGGCCCTGGTGCCCACCGCCGGCGGGATTCAGGAAGCCCCCGGGCCGGGTGCAGGTGATCCGGGTGTGCGGCCTGCACCCGCTCTGCATTTGCTGCTGCTCTTGCTGCCACGGGCCCTGGAACCCCGGCTGGGCGAGGCCCCCGGGCAGAAAGAAGCGCTGGGGTCGCCGGGGCCGCGGCCTGCGCCGTCACCCTCGCCGCTCCGCCCAGAGGAGCCCTCCGGTGGATCTGAGCACGCTGCTGCGGCCGGTCAACCTGTACGGGTGGCGCGCCCCCGGCATGCGGGCGCCGCGCAACACCACGCAGTTCATCATGAACCAGATCTACGAGGACATGCGGCAGCAGGAGAAGCTAGAGCGCCAGCAGGAGGCGCTGCGGGCGCAGCAGGCCCAGGCGGGGGGCACAGCCTCCCCGGAGGGCGCCTTCGGAAACGACGCGCCCCCTAGCGGTGGCCAGGAAGACGGGGCGCTGCAAGATACTCTGTACAGCTTTGTGGAGAATCCCTCTCTCGTCTTCAGTCCTGACCCAGACGAAGAAAAGCAGCCGGCCACCTCACAGCtgatggaggaagaggaaggggagagagaagagggggaggagTGGTGTGACGAGGAGGAGTGTGATGGCAAGGAGTTGGAGAGCCAGGAGGAGGACGAAGAGTCAGAGGCCAAAGATGAGGAGGAGGGCGAAGAGGCTGATTatatggaggagggggaggaggaagacgAGGAGAATGAAGCGGAGGAGACcgcagaggaagaagaggggctGGTGGAGGATGAGCAGATGGAGGAAGAGAATCATTTGCCCCTGGAAATGCCTTTATCATTCCTAGTGGGGgctgaagaagagagagagaactttatGAACTGTACGTGTTTAAGCCCCAAACAGAGAATTCCCAAAGTGGCACAGGAAGCGCTCTTCATGGTGCAGGACATTAACTGTTGA